The sequence below is a genomic window from Elusimicrobiales bacterium.
ACTATCACGTAGTCTCCGGGTTTTGCGTCCGGCACCAGGTCGACGCTGGCATGCCGCGTTACCCCGCCGAAGTCCACTTCGGCGCCGGCGCCGTCCAGCCTGACTATTTTTCCCGGCACGGCTAGGCACATACCGACACCCCGTCTTTTGCCGCGAAGGAATTTTTGAAAATTTTACGCGCCGTCGCCTGCGCCTGCGCCCTAAGCCTGGGCGAGTTGTAGCGTTTGGCCTCGAAATGCGTCAGATAAAGCTTTTTTGCGCCGCTGCGCTTTGCGGCAATGGCCGCGTCCTGCGGGTTCAGATGCGGCCAGTGCGGTATGCGCTCGCCCGGCAGATAGGAGCATTCGGCTATCATGAGGTCCGCGTTTTTGCAGAGTCTGTATAACGCCGGGCAAAGCCCGGTGTCCGGCGCGTAGGAGAGAACTTTGCCCTCCGCCTCCACCCTCAGCCCGCGGCAGGGCGCGGAATGCACCAGCGGATAAACCGAAAAATGCGGGGCGAGTTTTCGCATCGCCTCGTAATCAATGATTTCGGTTTTCATTTTAAGTTTGGACGGCGGCAGGCTGTAAGGCCAGTCCAGCAGCCGTTTGAGATGGCTTTTCATGTCCCGCGCGACGCATATTTTCACGCCCTGCGGGAAGGCGAATTTGTTCAGCGCGTGCAGCCCGCACACGTGGTCTATGTGGGTGTGGCTGATGAATATATACACCGGCTTTGAGCCGGAGATTAATTCATCCAGTTTCGCTATGCCGAAACCCGCGTCCAGGACTATATACTCGGTTTCGGTTTCAGCCAGGGCGCAGGTGGTGTTTCCCAGCGCGGTATCGTACCAGCCGTTTGTTCCCAGAAATGTCGCACGCATGGTAATATTTTACTTTAAGTTTGGCGGCCATTGCGCCGGCCATGCCGGGGCGCACGGTAATTAGCAGCGCGGCATTGCGCCTGCGCGCCAGCTTTTCCGCCTGCCGGAAAAAACCCCGGCCCAGCAGCTCCAGCGGTCCCATCTCGTCTATTATCACGGCCTTGCATGCGGCGCAGCGGGCCAGAACCGCGTTGGCAAAACGAAACCCCGCCCTGTCTGTTTTTGGCCCGCCGGCTACGGACAGCAGAAATTTTTTGTTTCCGGTTTTGAGGTTTTGCGCGAAATAGCGGCATTTCCTGCCGCGGTAAAATTCAGCGGGCGAGCAAATTCCCCCGGTTTTTATCCCCGCGGCGGAAAGCTCCTCAAACAAGGCGCGCGCCAGCTCGGTTTTGCCGGCATCGCGCCGTCCCGTAACGAAAATTATCACGCGATTTTAGCCAGTGCGTCGGCGAAATCCGCCGCGCCGGCATAGCGGTCTTCCGGGCGGGGGGCAATGGCTTTAAGCACGGCCTCGTCCATTTCAGGGGGGATGTCGGGCGCCAATCCGGAGGGTTTTACCGGCGCGGACGGGTCCGGCGCCTGCCGGGTGAGGGATTCGTAGAGGCAGACTCCCAGCGAGTAAATATCCGCCTGCCTGGTCCCGGCGCCTTCGGGCGCGGCGGTCTGGTTCGGGTCGCCCCTGTCTATGACCGCGCCGATGCCGGCGTCGGTCAGCATGGCCTGCCGGTCTTCCGTTATCCGTACGTCCGACAGATGCATTGTCCCGTTGGCCAGGCCGGCCTGGTGCAGCGCGTTCAGCGCGGAGGCGGCTCCGCCGAAAATGCCCGCCGCTTCCCGGGCCGACAGCGGCCTCTGCGCCAGCCTCTCCTCCAGCGTCTGGCCTTCTATGAAGCTGCTCACCATCCAGAGCTGTCCGTTATGCACGCCAACATGCAGCGCGTGCGGCAGGTTCGGATGGTTGACCGAGGCTATCTTCTCCATCCGGTCGCGGAAAGCCTCCAGGACCGGCTGCTCCATCTCCACGGTGAATTCCTTCACGGCGGTTTTTGCGCCGGTGCGGGCGTCCCTGCCTTCGTGAACCACGCCGGTGCTGCCCGCGCCTATGCGTCCGGCGATTTTGAAATCATCCGGCTCTTCGTCGCGGCGCGCCACCAGCGCGGGGTTTACCCGCGCCGCATGGTTTTGGGATGCCCCGGCGCCTATTTCCAGCGCGGCTTCAAGCGGAGCCTCAAGCGACTGAGCGGAGGGTATGCCGGGCAGCGGCGCGGCGGCGGGCGCGGGTATTTCCATCGCCGAGGCGTCCAGCTTCGCCGGCGGCGCCAGCACATGCCTGCGGGCCAGCAGTTTGGCGGCGGCAACCTTGGCTGTTTTGGCGGCGGCATAGCCGATAACGGCGAATACCGCCAGCCCGGCCACGGCGCGCGCCGCCTTTGCCGGCAGCCCGGATTTTGCGGGGGCCTGCGGCGCGTCGGCCTCGTTGTTTTTTGCGTACACAAGAAATTCGGGCGCCTTGGAACCGTAGGCGGCTATGGCGTCCTGGAATTTCTGGCCGTAGGCGGCCTCGTCCAGTTCGGCGGCCTTGCGCAGCGCGGAAAGCGCCATCTGGTAATCTCCCGCCTGTTCCGCCGCCGCGGACTGCGCCAGCAGCGCCTGAGGGGAATTGGGGTCCGCCGCCACCGCGCTGGAAGCCTCCATCAGCGCCTCGTGCGGCTTGTTCTGCGCGAGCAGGCATTTTGAAAGCGCGATGTGCCCCGCCGCGCTGCTCGGGTTTATTCTCAGCGCCGCGCGCGCATCCTCGGCGGCGCGCGCGTAGTTTCCCAGCCCCAGGTAGGCGTTGGAGCGTATGATTAGGGCTTTGTCGTCGCGCGGGTTGCGCTCCAGCGCGGCGGACGCCGCTGCCAGCGCGCCAGCATAGTTGAAGTAGTAGTTCGTGTCCAGCGGCATGCCGCCCAGATCCGCGTCGCGTTTTTCCCAGTAAGCGTCTTTGTCCGCCGTGGAGCCGTATTTTTTCGCCGCGCGCGCCGATGACAGCGGGTTTACGTCGCTGAAACCGTCGTCATCGTCGTAGGAAAAACCGCGTTTGCCTTTTTTTGCCGCGGTTTCCGAAGCCGGTTTGCCGGAGCTCTTTTTGCTCCAGGAGGGGCTGCCGCTCTTGGAATCTCCCCAGAAATCGTCTCCGTCTCCGCCGAAATCGCCGTCTCCGCCGGAGTCGCTGTCCCCGCCTCCGCCAAATCCTCCGCCGAAACCTCCGCCGTACGAACGTCCGAAGTTTCCTCCTCCTCCGAAAAAGCTCGGGAAATTGGAATTAGCGGATTTCACGGAAGCTGACGCGTTTGTGCCGGAGTCGTCCGGCTGGGCGCTTTTTCTGCCCAATCCGCCCAGCAGATTCGCAAAGTCAAGCAATCCCGGCTTATTCTCGGACGATGATGCGCGCGACACCTCGCGCCCGCCCGGCTTTGATTCAAATCCCGGCGAGGCTGCCGGAGGCGGCGGCGCGTATCCGGGGAAACGGCTGCTGCCCGCGCCGGTTTCCCGCGGCGGGGCCGGGGCGCGCCGCCGTTGGATATTATCCTCCCCGTCAAACTCCTGTCTGGCGGCGGCAGCATGTCTGACCGCGCCGGGCGCGTATGCGGGCTGTGTCCGCGGAGCGGCGGCTGTGTTGTAGCCGGCGCTGTTGCCGCCTGCCGGGCGTTCCGACGAGCCGGCGTCGCGTCGTTCCGGCTCCTGCGGGCGTATATGTCCGTTGCTGTAGCCTCTTCGGGGCAGCAGATCCCGGCTGCCGCCGTAACCGGCGTCGGGGCTGTAGCCTGCGCGGCTGCCCGTTTCGCGGACTTCGCCGCGCAGACGCTCGCCTCCGCTGTATGCGGGTTGCGCGGGGGCCGGCCTTGCCTGGGAATATGACGGCGCGGCGCTTTGCGGGTAATGGGGAGCCGCCGCCAGTTCGCGCGATCTGGGGCGGTAGGCCGGTGCGGCGCCGGAAGTGTTAGCCGCATTGTCCGGCGGATTTGCGTTGTAGCCAGTCTGCGAAACCGGATTTCCGCCGTACTGATAACGCGTTGCCGGTGCGCCGCCGGAGTTCACCGCGCGCCGCTGCGCGTCAAGATTGCGCGTTTCCCCGCCATAGTCGGTCCGGGCGGATGCGATATCCCGTGTGCGGGGCGTGTCGCCGCGGGAACCCGCCGCGCCGCCGATTGTATCCGGCAACCCGCTTTTTCTGCTTCCCGGATTGGGCGTGCCGAACCCACCGCCCCCGACATTATACCCCGCCGGCAGGGCGGCTAATCCGCCGTCTTTGAATGCT
It includes:
- a CDS encoding MBL fold metallo-hydrolase; this encodes MRATFLGTNGWYDTALGNTTCALAETETEYIVLDAGFGIAKLDELISGSKPVYIFISHTHIDHVCGLHALNKFAFPQGVKICVARDMKSHLKRLLDWPYSLPPSKLKMKTEIIDYEAMRKLAPHFSVYPLVHSAPCRGLRVEAEGKVLSYAPDTGLCPALYRLCKNADLMIAECSYLPGERIPHWPHLNPQDAAIAAKRSGAKKLYLTHFEAKRYNSPRLRAQAQATARKIFKNSFAAKDGVSVCA
- a CDS encoding HypC/HybG/HupF family hydrogenase formation chaperone gives rise to the protein MCLAVPGKIVRLDGAGAEVDFGGVTRHASVDLVPDAKPGDYVIVHAGYAIQILPQDDARETLRLLKEVYGA
- a CDS encoding nucleoside-triphosphatase; the protein is MIIFVTGRRDAGKTELARALFEELSAAGIKTGGICSPAEFYRGRKCRYFAQNLKTGNKKFLLSVAGGPKTDRAGFRFANAVLARCAACKAVIIDEMGPLELLGRGFFRQAEKLARRRNAALLITVRPGMAGAMAAKLKVKYYHACDISGNKRLVRYRAGKHHLRPG
- a CDS encoding protein kinase; this encodes MPDTIGGAAGSRGDTPRTRDIASARTDYGGETRNLDAQRRAVNSGGAPATRYQYGGNPVSQTGYNANPPDNAANTSGAAPAYRPRSRELAAAPHYPQSAAPSYSQARPAPAQPAYSGGERLRGEVRETGSRAGYSPDAGYGGSRDLLPRRGYSNGHIRPQEPERRDAGSSERPAGGNSAGYNTAAAPRTQPAYAPGAVRHAAAARQEFDGEDNIQRRRAPAPPRETGAGSSRFPGYAPPPPAASPGFESKPGGREVSRASSSENKPGLLDFANLLGGLGRKSAQPDDSGTNASASVKSANSNFPSFFGGGGNFGRSYGGGFGGGFGGGGDSDSGGDGDFGGDGDDFWGDSKSGSPSWSKKSSGKPASETAAKKGKRGFSYDDDDGFSDVNPLSSARAAKKYGSTADKDAYWEKRDADLGGMPLDTNYYFNYAGALAAASAALERNPRDDKALIIRSNAYLGLGNYARAAEDARAALRINPSSAAGHIALSKCLLAQNKPHEALMEASSAVAADPNSPQALLAQSAAAEQAGDYQMALSALRKAAELDEAAYGQKFQDAIAAYGSKAPEFLVYAKNNEADAPQAPAKSGLPAKAARAVAGLAVFAVIGYAAAKTAKVAAAKLLARRHVLAPPAKLDASAMEIPAPAAAPLPGIPSAQSLEAPLEAALEIGAGASQNHAARVNPALVARRDEEPDDFKIAGRIGAGSTGVVHEGRDARTGAKTAVKEFTVEMEQPVLEAFRDRMEKIASVNHPNLPHALHVGVHNGQLWMVSSFIEGQTLEERLAQRPLSAREAAGIFGGAASALNALHQAGLANGTMHLSDVRITEDRQAMLTDAGIGAVIDRGDPNQTAAPEGAGTRQADIYSLGVCLYESLTRQAPDPSAPVKPSGLAPDIPPEMDEAVLKAIAPRPEDRYAGAADFADALAKIA